A genome region from uncultured Campylobacter sp. includes the following:
- the ileS gene encoding isoleucine--tRNA ligase produces the protein MDYKDTLFLPTTDFAMRGALPQNEPARFKAWYDERKIYEKMKARRKGASVSFNIHDGPPYANGHLHIGHALNKILKDIITKTHYFFGEDIRYVPGWDCHGLPIEQQVEIKLGDKKKSLSKVQIRELCRQHAKEFIDVQRNEFKDMGILGDWNDPYLTLKFEFEAEIYKALCQIAKKGILIERSKPVFWSWAAKSALAEAEVEYKDKEDYSIFVAFDLSGEANAKIGAKGAKAVIWTTTPWTLPANGAISLNPNEIYALTSENLILAKPLVESLVSLGITEGKIVKEFKATELEGLNAINPLNDRISKFILGEHVLMDGGTGLVHTAPGHGEDDYFVGLKYGIEVLMPVDEGGCFDQTLKTKKLFRADVVDELVGMHIFKANEKILELLGPALIKSGKFVHSYPHCWRTHKPVIYRATKQWFIAMDEPKLSGKTLRQVALEEIEKVKFYPQSGINRLSSMIENRPDWCISRQRDWGVPIAFFRDKSTKEPIFDEKILNNIYEIFKAKGADAWWQMEISELLPQDSSYKPENLEKVMDILDVWFDSGSTWKAVLQSGAYDAGKFPADMYLEGSDQHRGWFQSSLLLSCAINECAPYKSILTHGFTVDEKGQKMSKSVGNVVYPQEVAKSHGVEILRLWVAMSDYSTDLKISDNILKQVSEQYRKIRNTIRFLLASTSDLGEIETGNFTRLDRWILTRAANAFASAEAAFRNYDFSKGFNALLNFLSADLSGIYLDICKDRLYCDAPDEPRRRSAQSAIALITRALLPLIAPTLTYTIDEVMQFAPQIIKEGKQDAFDLIYKQVEFDDFLEFDEILIKSREKFFELIDALKKDKIIKSTLELVLETSSNEILSNDILGVADWFMVSDVDTLQSGEALAEFKINDEIFRLVKSSKHKCPRCWKFNAKEPDELCPRCAKVMHAR, from the coding sequence ATGGACTACAAAGATACTCTCTTTCTTCCTACGACGGACTTTGCGATGCGAGGCGCGCTACCGCAAAACGAACCTGCGCGGTTTAAGGCATGGTACGACGAGCGTAAAATTTACGAAAAGATGAAAGCTAGGCGCAAGGGCGCAAGCGTCAGCTTTAATATCCACGACGGCCCGCCGTACGCTAACGGACACCTCCACATCGGCCACGCGCTGAATAAAATTTTAAAAGACATCATCACCAAAACCCATTATTTCTTCGGCGAGGATATCCGCTACGTGCCGGGCTGGGACTGCCACGGCCTACCGATCGAGCAGCAAGTAGAGATCAAACTCGGAGATAAGAAAAAATCGCTTTCAAAAGTGCAGATCCGCGAGCTTTGCCGTCAGCACGCCAAAGAGTTCATCGACGTGCAGCGCAATGAATTTAAAGATATGGGGATTTTGGGCGACTGGAATGACCCGTATCTGACGCTAAAATTTGAGTTTGAGGCTGAAATTTACAAGGCGCTCTGCCAGATCGCGAAAAAAGGAATTCTAATCGAGCGCTCTAAGCCCGTGTTTTGGAGCTGGGCGGCAAAAAGCGCGCTTGCAGAAGCCGAGGTCGAGTACAAAGATAAAGAGGACTACTCGATCTTCGTGGCGTTTGATCTAAGCGGTGAAGCGAACGCTAAAATCGGCGCAAAAGGCGCCAAAGCGGTCATCTGGACGACCACGCCTTGGACGCTGCCTGCAAACGGCGCAATATCTTTGAACCCGAATGAAATTTACGCGCTGACGAGCGAAAATTTAATCCTTGCAAAACCTTTGGTCGAAAGCCTCGTAAGCCTGGGCATCACAGAAGGCAAGATCGTAAAAGAATTTAAGGCTACCGAGCTTGAGGGCTTAAACGCGATCAATCCGCTAAACGATAGAATTTCAAAGTTTATCCTCGGCGAGCATGTTTTAATGGACGGCGGCACCGGACTCGTGCATACGGCTCCGGGGCACGGCGAGGACGATTATTTCGTAGGGCTTAAATACGGCATCGAAGTGCTGATGCCCGTGGATGAGGGCGGCTGTTTCGATCAAACTCTTAAAACCAAAAAGCTTTTCCGCGCAGACGTCGTAGATGAGCTCGTGGGGATGCATATTTTCAAAGCAAACGAGAAAATTTTAGAGCTTCTAGGCCCCGCGCTTATCAAGTCCGGCAAATTCGTCCACTCCTATCCACACTGCTGGCGTACGCACAAGCCGGTAATCTACCGCGCGACGAAGCAGTGGTTTATCGCGATGGACGAGCCTAAACTTAGCGGCAAGACGCTGCGTCAAGTGGCATTAGAAGAGATCGAAAAGGTTAAATTTTATCCGCAAAGCGGCATCAACCGCTTAAGCTCGATGATAGAAAACCGCCCCGATTGGTGTATCTCTCGCCAAAGGGATTGGGGCGTGCCGATCGCGTTTTTCCGCGATAAAAGCACCAAAGAGCCGATTTTTGATGAGAAAATTTTAAATAATATCTACGAAATTTTTAAAGCCAAGGGCGCGGATGCTTGGTGGCAGATGGAAATTTCGGAGCTCTTGCCGCAGGACAGCAGCTATAAGCCTGAAAATTTAGAAAAGGTGATGGATATCTTAGACGTTTGGTTCGATAGCGGCTCTACGTGGAAAGCGGTGCTACAAAGCGGCGCCTACGATGCAGGCAAATTCCCCGCGGATATGTATCTTGAGGGCAGTGACCAACACCGCGGCTGGTTTCAAAGCTCACTGCTTCTAAGCTGCGCGATTAACGAATGCGCGCCGTACAAGAGCATCCTCACGCACGGATTTACCGTCGATGAGAAGGGTCAGAAGATGAGTAAATCAGTCGGAAACGTCGTCTATCCGCAAGAGGTCGCCAAGAGCCACGGCGTGGAAATTTTACGTCTTTGGGTTGCGATGAGCGATTATTCGACTGATCTGAAGATCAGCGACAATATCCTAAAGCAGGTAAGCGAACAGTACCGCAAGATCCGAAATACGATAAGATTTCTGCTCGCAAGCACCAGCGATCTGGGCGAGATCGAGACGGGTAATTTTACGCGGCTTGACCGCTGGATCCTAACGCGCGCGGCAAACGCCTTTGCGAGCGCGGAAGCGGCGTTTAGAAACTACGATTTTTCAAAGGGCTTCAACGCCTTGCTAAATTTCTTAAGCGCCGATTTGAGCGGAATTTATCTTGATATCTGCAAAGACAGACTCTACTGCGACGCACCCGACGAGCCGCGCCGCAGAAGCGCGCAAAGCGCGATCGCTCTGATTACACGAGCTCTGCTGCCTCTGATCGCGCCTACGCTAACCTACACGATTGACGAAGTAATGCAGTTCGCGCCGCAAATCATCAAAGAGGGCAAGCAGGACGCTTTCGATCTAATCTACAAGCAGGTAGAATTTGACGATTTTCTAGAATTTGACGAAATTCTAATCAAATCGAGAGAGAAATTTTTCGAGCTTATCGACGCGCTAAAAAAGGACAAGATCATCAAATCGACGCTTGAGTTGGTTTTAGAAACGAGCTCGAACGAAATTTTATCAAACGACATCCTAGGCGTGGCGGATTGGTTCATGGTAAGCGACGTGGATACTCTGCAAAGCGGAGAAGCTCTAGCGGAGTTTAAGATAAACGACGAAATTTTCCGCCTCGTAAAATCATCGAAGCACAAATGCCCGAGATGCTGGAAATTTAACGCAAAAGAGCCTGATGAGCTCTGCCCGCGCTGCGCGAAGGTCATGCATGCTCGCTAA